The following proteins are co-located in the Penaeus monodon isolate SGIC_2016 chromosome 10, NSTDA_Pmon_1, whole genome shotgun sequence genome:
- the LOC119577926 gene encoding axoneme-associated protein mst101(2)-like: MRRLQLLGLCLAVVAFGVRAEEAAENVEFDLKDDLEDVSDDVVIDLNHMLGELFETDEDEDVQYNADAVEGSNREDRARDVGTEKAKSDPKDLSRFNNFIDTFFRRLNSYSRTRFDPLGFAIAKKGGSGKTKNKKAGKGEKEKKGNKKGNKKGNKKGQKKSNRHPKDLNLDEEEEVSDHIEKRAVELVAVDIADEEDAYEDEQEEESLDRSKRDAVEVAAEEEAAVARKGRPAGGAKKGNKNKSAKKNSKSKKGKKGKKKAGKKKSGKKGGNKKGKKSPKARTTRAFVTGLGTLVRSGDVLVRDSENGKMIKADFLMGPVDLKVSRKFGNGKEAVVRNARATSPQLEGKITIKISTNNKAKVSAFKVKRPAIVKVDGSLSRSDKDNSNNNFMENSIGKFAPYAAQKLKLAGRAVLKDAESKSQE, from the exons ATGCGTCGTCTGCAGTTACTAGGCTTGTGTCTGGCGGTCGTGGCCTTCGGGGTCCGCGCCGAGGAGGCCGCCGAGAATGTGGAGTTTGACCTGAAGGACGACCTCGAGGATGTGAGCGACGACGTGGTGATCGACCTCAACCACATGCTTGGAGAACTTTTCGAGA cCGACGAGGATGAAGATGTCCAGTATAACGCAG atgcTGTCGAAGGTTCAAACCGAGAGGATC GCGCTCGTGACGTGGGCACCGAGAAGGCCAAGAGTGACCCGAAGGACCTCTCCCGCTTCAACAACTTCATCGACACCTTCTTTAGACGCCTCAACTCCTACTCCAGAACCCGCTTCGACCCTCTCGGTTTCGCCATCGCCAAGAAGGGCGGCAGCGGCAAGACCAAGAA CAAGAAGgctggaaagggagagaaagagaaaaaaggcaacaAGAAGGGCAACAAGAAGGGCAACAAGAAGGGCCAAAAGAAGAGCAATCGCCACCCGAAGGACCTGAACctcgatgaagaagaggaggtatCGGATCACATCGAGAAGAGGGCGGTCGAGCTCGTCGCCGTCGATATCGCAGACGAAGAGGACGCCTACGAAGATGAACAGGAAGAG GAATCCCTGGATCGCTCAAAGCGCGACGCCGTAGAAGTGGCTGCAGAGGAGGAAGCGGCTGTCGCAAGGAAGGGGAGACCCGCCGGCGGTGCCAAGAAAGGCAACAAGAACAAGAGCGCTAAGAAGAATTCCAAGAGCAAGAAGGGCAAGAAGGGCAAGAAGAAGGCAGGAAAGAAGAAGAGCGGCAAGAAGGGAGGAAACAAGAAGGGCAAGAAGTCCCCTAAGGCCCGCACCACCCGCGCCTTCGTAACCGGCCTGGGCACTCTCGTCCGCAGCGGGGATGTCCTCGTCCGTGACAGCGAGAACGGCAAGATGATCAAGGCCGACTTCTTAATGGGACCCGTCGACCTCAAGGTGTCCaggaag TTCGGCAACGGAAAGGAAGCTGTGGTCCGCAATGCCCGCGCCACCTCGCCTCAGCTGGAGGGAAAGATCACCATCAAGATTTCTACCAACAACAAGGCCAAGGTCTCTGCCTTCAAGGTCAAGAGGCCAGCCATCGTCAAG gTCGACGGCTCTCTGTCCAGGAGCGACAAGGACAACTCCAACAATAACTTCATGGAGAACTCCATTGGCAAGTTCGCCCCCTACGCCGCGCAGAAGCTCAAGCTCGCCGGCCGCGCCGTCCTCAAGGATGCCGAGTCTAAGAGCCAAGAATAA